A DNA window from Camelina sativa cultivar DH55 chromosome 17, Cs, whole genome shotgun sequence contains the following coding sequences:
- the LOC104754304 gene encoding protein BPS1, chloroplastic — MARPQDLPRGFFPFGNPFKNLSSKNSVLPSKLLSLLNNFETNLASSVRNLVPKEKSQILTVSWMKLAMESLCETHNSIKTLITDLELPVSDWEDKWVDVYLDISVKLLDLCNAFSSELTRLNQGHLLLQFALHNLEANSPQNLSKAQSSLDSWKKHIGSKNPRIENCRAIMSSLVQTLNLPKVKNSAKGKVLMRAMYGVKVKTLYISGVFAAAFSGSSQNLMYLTVSNELPWAQPFMEMQNTMNAEIKNIFLSEGLTVLKELEAVDSGVQKLYPAIQQGSVDPISLQPLKDSVTALSDGLDLVSKEVDCFFKILLSGRDTLLENLRSMGASTILATSPRKAAGKKF, encoded by the coding sequence ATGGCTCGTCCACAAGACCTTCCACGCGGTTTCTTCCCTTTTGGAAACCCGTTCAAGAATCTATCTTCAAAGAACTCGGTACTGCCCTCAAAGCTTCTCTCACTCTTGAACAATTTTGAGACGAACTTAGCATCCTCTGTTAGAAACCTTGTCCCTAAGGAAAAGAGCCAAATCCTTACTGTTTCATGGATGAAACTCGCCATGGAGTCTCTTTGCGAGACACATAACAGTATCAAGACCCTTATAACCGATCTTGAGCTTCCTGTATCAGATTGGGAGGATAAGTGGGTTGATGTCTATCTTGACATTAGTGTGAAGCTTCTTGATCTCTGCAATGCCTTTAGCTCTGAGCTAACCCGTCTCAACCAAGGCCATCTCCTGCTCCAGTTTGCTTTGCATAACTTGGAAGCAAACTCTCCTCAGAATCTGTCGAAAGCTCAATCATCACTAGACAGCTGGAAGAAACATATTGGTTCCAAGAACCCGAGAATCGAAAACTGCCGTGCAATCATGAGCAGTCTTGTTCAAACCTTGAACCTCCCCAAGGTGAAAAACTCTGCCAAAGGAAAAGTCTTGATGCGGGCTATGTACGGTGTGAAGGTTAAGACCTTATACATCAGTGGTGTATTTGCTGCAGCGTTCTCAGGTTCATCGCAGAATCTGATGTACCTTACTGTCTCAAACGAGCTTCCATGGGCACAACCCTTCATGGAAATGCAGAACACCATGAACGCAGAAATCAAGAACATATTCTTATCAGAGGGGCTAACGGTTCTGAAAGAGCTTGAGGCAGTTGATTCAGGTGTTCAGAAGCTTTACCCTGCGATCCAACAAGGGTCAGTAGATCCCATTTCGCTGCAACCGTTGAAGGACTCGGTAACAGCATTATCGGATGGGCTAGATCTTGTGTCGAAAGAAGTGGATTGTTTCTTCAAGATTCTGTTATCGGGGAGAGACACATTACTGGAGAACCTGAGGTCGATGGGGGCATCAACCATATTGGCAACATCACCAAGAAAGGCTGCCGGAAAAAAGTTCTGA
- the LOC104754305 gene encoding mitogen-activated protein kinase 11, producing MSTETYFGDDSNRGVSIIGGRYVQYNVYGNLFEVSNKYVPPLRPIGRGASGIVCAAWNSETGEEVAIKKIGNAFGNIIDAKRTLREIKLLKHMDHDNVIAIKDIIRPPQRDNFNDVHIVFELMDTDLHHIIRSNQPLTDDHSRFFLYQLLRGLKYVHSANVLHRDLKPSNLLLNANCDLKIGDFGLARTNSETNFMTEYVVTRWYRAPELLLNCSEYTAAIDIWSVGCILGETMTREPLFPGSDYIQQLRLITELIGSPDDSSLGFLRSDNARRYVRQLPQYPRQNFAARFPNMSVNAVDLLQKMLVFDPSKRITVDEALCHPYLAPFHDMNEEPVCVRPFHFDFEQPSLTEDNIKELIYRESVQFNPQDS from the exons atgtcgaCGGAGACATACTTCGGTGATGACAGCAACAGAGGAGTGAGTATTATTGGTGGTCGTTATGTTCAGTATAATGTGTATGGCAATCTCTTCGAAGTTTCTAACAAGTATGTTCCTCCTCTTCGTCCTATCGGCAGAGGCGCTTCTGGCATCGTCTG TGCTGCATGGAATTCGGAGACGGGTGAGGAAGTGGCGATCAAGAAGATTGGTAATGCATTTGGCAACATCATCGACGCTAAgagaactttgagagagattaaGCTTCTTAAGCATATGGATCATGACAAT GTCATTGCCATTAAAGACATAATACGACCACCGCAGCGAGACAACTTCAATGATGTTCACATTGTATTTGAGTTAATGGACACTGATCTTCACCACATTATACGCTCAAACCAACCGTTGACCGATGATCATTCACGG TTCTTCTTGTACCAGTTGTTGCGAGGACTCAAGTATGTGCATTCAGCCAATGTATTGCATCGTGATTTAAAACCGAGTAACTTGCTCCTGAATGCAAACTGTGACCTCAAGATTGGGGATTTTGGACTCGCAAGGACTAATTCAGAGACAAACTTCATGACAGAATATGTTGTTACACGTTGGTACCGAGCTCCAGAGTTGCTCCTCAATTGCTCAGAGTACACTGCAGCTATCGATATTTGGTCTGTTGGTTGTATACTTGGTGAAACAATGACCAGGGAGCCGTTGTTTCCCGGCAGCGATTATATTCAGCAGCTTAGGCTCATCACTGAG CTTATAGGTTCACCAGATGATTCAAGCCTAGGATTCTTAAGAAGCGACAACGCGAGACGATACGTAAGGCAGCTTCCACAGTATCCAAGACAAAACTTTGCCGCTAGATTCCCAAACATGTCGGTCAATGCAGTTGATTTGCTGCAGAAAATGCTCGTCTTTGACCCAAGCAAACGGATTACAG TTGACGAAGCTCTGTGCCACCCATACTTAGCGCCGTTTCATGACATGAACGAGGAACCTGTATGCGTGAGGCCGTTCCATTTCGATTTCGAGCAACCTTCATTGACAGAAGATAATATCAAGGAGCTTATATATCGTGAATCAGTCCAGTTTAACCCTCAAGATTCTTAG
- the LOC104754302 gene encoding probable serine/threonine-protein kinase At1g01540 encodes MSMYDAAFLNTELSKPTSIFGLRLWVVIGILLGSLIVIALFLLSLCLTSRRKNRKPRPDFASAAVATPPISKEIKEIVPANTQPVPAEIQVDIGKIEHRVVFSDRVSSGESRGTASASETASYSGSGNCGPEVSHLGWGRWYTLRELEAATNGLCEENVIGEGGYGIVYRGVLTDGTKVAVKNLLNNRGQAEKEFKVEVEVIGRVRHKNLVRLLGYCVEGAYRMLVYDFVDNGNLEQWIHGDVGDVSPLTWDIRMNIILGMAKGLAYLHEGLEPKVVHRDIKSSNILLDRQWNAKVSDFGLAKLLGSESSYVTTRVMGTFGYVAPEYACTGMLNEKSDIYSFGILIMELITGRNPVDYSRPQGETNLVDWLKSMVGNRRSEEVVDPKIPEPPSSKALKRVLLVALRCVDPDANKRPKMGHIIHMLEAEDLLFRDERRTTRDHGTRERQETAVVAAAGSESGESGSRQHQQKQR; translated from the exons ATGTCGATGTACGATGCTGCTTTCCTCAACACTGAGCTTTCGAAACCGACATCGATCTTTGGTCTCCGGCTTTGGGTTGTCATCGGAATCTTACTCGGATCTCTTATCGTCATtgctctcttccttctctcccTCTGTCTAACTTCTCGCCGGAAGAATCGAAAGCCGCGGCCCGATTTCGCTTCCGCCGCAGTCGCCACGCCGCCGATTTCCAAGGAGATCAAGGAGATTGTACCGGCGAACACGCAGCCTGTTCCGGCGGAGATCCAGGTCGATATAGGGAAGATCGAGCATCGAGTGGTGTTTTCAGATCGAGTGTCGAGTGGTGAGAGTAGAGGAACGGCGAGTGCTAGCGAAACGGCGTCGTATTCAGGCAGTGGGAATTGTGGGCCGGAGGTTTCGCATCTTGGATGGGGAAGATGGTATACTCTCAGAGAGCTTGAAGCAGCTACGAATGGGCTTTGTGAAGAGAATGTTATCGGTGAAGGTGGTTATGGGATTGTCTACCGTGGCGTTTTAACTGATGGTACCAAAGTCGCCGTCAAGAACTTGCTTAACAATAG GGGTCAAGCAGAGAAGGAATTCAAAGTAGAAGTGGAAGTAATTGGGCGTGTACGGCACAAGAATCTCGTTAGGCTTTTAGGGTATTGCGTCGAAGGTGCATACAG GATGCTTGTGTATGACTTTGTCGATAATGGTAACTTGGAGCAATGGATTCACGGTGATGTTGGCGATGTCAGCCCTCTAACTTGGGATATCCGTATGAATATTATACTCGGGATGGCAAAAGG ATTGGCGTATCTACACGAGGGTCTTGAACCAAAGGTTGTTCATAGGGATATTAAATCAAGCAATATCTTGCTTGATCGCCAATGGAATGCTAAGGTTTCAGATTTTGGACTTGCTAAGCTCTTGGGTTCCGAGAGCAGTTATGTTACTACCCGTGTGATGGGAACTTTCGG ttatGTAGCACCAGAATATGCTTGCACCGGAATGTTAAACGAGAAGAGTGATATCTACAGTTTCGGAATATTAATCATGGAGTTAATCACAGGAAGAAACCCAGTTGATTATAGTCGGCCTCAAGGAGAG aCGAATCTAGTGGATTGGCTGAAGTCAATGGTAGGGAACCGAAGATCAGAAGAAGTAGTTGATCCGAAAATACCCGAACCGCCATCCTCAAAGGCTCTTAAACGAGTGTTGCTCGTAGCTTTGCGTTGCGTAGATCCTGATGCCAACAAGAGACCTAAAATGGGTCATATCATACACATGCTTGAAGCTGAAGATCTACTCTTTCGAGAT GAACGACGAACGACAAGGGACCATGGAACCCGCGAGAGACAAGAGACAGCTGTGGTTGCTGCGGCGGGTAGTGAAAGTGGTGAGAGCGGTTCACGGCAACATCAGCAAAAGCAAAGATGA
- the LOC104754306 gene encoding uncharacterized protein LOC104754306 — protein MGDEKNLSSYLKAKTFSHFSFYWLTSKLILLTLAILFSVQFVFYPLNIISSSYQPRSLIKFSVSPVGSGSKPVQNPEQTDLKHVVFGIAASAKLWKHRRDYVKLWWKPNGEMNGVVWLDTHIAQNDNVSAMLPPIKISSDTSRFKYKYPNGLRSAIRITRIVSETVRLLNGTESEKNVRWIVMGDDDTVFFPENLVKVLRKYDHKQFYYIGSPSESHIQNLKFSYGMAYGGGGFAISYPLAKALEKMQDRCIQRYSELYGSDDRIHACMSELGVPLTKEVGFHQIDLYGKLLGLLSAHPLAPLVSIHHLDLVDPVFPNMGRVNAMQRFMVSAKLDSASLAQQSICYDKARRWTVSVSWGYTVQIIRGVLSAKEMLIPTRTFIDWYKRADEKAYAFNTRPFSKNACQRPRVYYLSNALPDLALHRTASEYVRWYDMWDPQCDWDMSDPSEIERVIVYKKPDPDRWNRDRAPRRDCCRILPTKKNGTMVIDVGACKDDEIVEFPVK, from the exons ATGGGAGACGAGAAGAATCTTTCTTCGTACTTGAAAGCTAAAACCTTTTCACATTTTTCATTCTATTGGCTAACGTCGAAGCTAATCTTGTTAACCCTAGCCATTCTTTTCTCTGTTCAGTTCGTTTTCTACCCTCTCAACATAATCTCTTCATCTTATCAACCTCGATCTCTCATCAAATTCTCTGTTTCACCAGTCGGATCCGGATCCAAACCGGTTCAAAACCCGGAACAGACCGATCTCAAGCACGTCGTTTTCGGAATCGCAGCGTCTGCTAAGCTATGGAAACACCGTAGAGACTACGTAAAGCTCTGGTGGAAACCAAACGGTGAGATGAACGGCGTCGTTTGGTTAGACACACACATTGCTCAAAACGACAACGTCTCGGCCATGTTGCCACCGATCAAAATCTCCTCCGACACGTCGAGGTTCAAGTATAAATACCCGAATGGTCTCCGGTCGGCGATCAGAATCACGAGAATCGTCTCGGAGACGGTGAGGCTTTTGAACGGAACAGAGTCTGAGAAAAACGTGAGGTGGATTGTGATGGGAGACGACGACACTGTGTTTTTCCCGGAGAATCTCGTCAAGGTTTTGAGAAAGTACGATCACAAACAGTTCTATTACATCGGAAGCCCGTCGGAGAGTCATATCCAGAATCTCAAATTCTCTTACGGGATGGCTTATGGAGGAGGAGGGTTTGCGATTAGCTATCCGTTGGCTAAAGCGTTGGAGAAAATGCAAGATCGTTGTATTCAGAGATATTCGGAGTTGTACGGCTCCGATGATCGGATTCATGCTTGTATGTCGGAGCTCGGTGTTCCTCTTACCAAAGAAGTTGGCTTTCACCAG ATTGATTTATACGGGAAGCTTCTGGGCCTGTTATCAGCCCATCCATTGGCTCCTCTAGTATCGATCCACCATCTGGACTTAGTGGATCCAGTATTCCCAAACATGGGGAGAGTCAACGCCATGCAACGTTTCATGGTCTCAGCAAAACTCGACTCAGCGAGCCTCGCGCAGCAATCAATCTGCTACGATAAGGCGCGCCGATGGACCGTGTCTGTCTCTTGGGGATACACAGTTCAGATCATACGTGGCGTGTTGTCTGCTAAAGAGATGTTGATCCCCACGCGCACATTCATCGATTGGTACAAGCGCGCCGACGAGAAAGCTTATGCTTTCAACACTCGTCCTTTCAGCAAGAACGCGTGTCAGCGTCCGCGTGTGTACTACCTCTCCAACGCGCTTCCTGATTTGGCATTACACAGAACAGCTAGCGAGTACGTGAGGTGGTATGACATGTGGGATCCTCAATGTGACTGGGATATGTCGGATCCTTCGGAAATTGAACGGGTCATTGTTTATAAGAAACCCGACCCGGATAGATGGAATAGAGATAGG GCTCCTAGAAGAGATTGTTGTAGAATACTGCCTACAAAGAAGAATGGGACGATGGTGATCGATGTAGGCGCTTGTAAAGATGATGAAATTGTTGAATTCCCTGTGAAGTAA
- the LOC109130250 gene encoding probable receptor-like protein kinase At5g24010 produces MAIRIGGFLLLFSAFFAFSVSISFSPANEYLVDCGSVVDSTVDNRHFIGDDSPSNVKLFSSEGSIITLQSENTAPNIPQIYKTARVFTRQAKYEFNVAEKGTHMVRLHFHRFNSSRIDFSDAQFHVTVNGYVVLSNFSGHDDDDDSSASSGPRVREFLIWVDVGIVVIRFVPSKDSNFAFVNAIEVISAPKDLIADVATSVSNDGTEQFSGLVRQALEVVYRVNVGGKKVTPFNDTLWRTWVPDETFLKVTDGSEKVYFSGRIKYRLGGATREVGPDNVYNTARVVKSKSGSVSRVNMTWELPVSSGYKYLIRLHFCDIASMSIGMLYFNIYINGNLAYQDLDISDATNYVLASPYYIDFVVDDESSSSGLISVSVGPSSKSVEHAVDAILNGIEIMKMNNTLGSLDGFVSMETILNRCPNRRNLSLFMSMVAFMCILMSVYIVIQRRKSKDGFGWLRLSDNAPEDNNSKTADRVGSEFAVKV; encoded by the coding sequence ATGGCGATTCGCATTGGGGGTTTCCTTCTCcttttctctgctttcttcGCTTTCTCCGTCTCTATCTCCTTCTCTCCGGCCAACGAGTACCTCGTAGATTGTGGCTCAGTCGTTGACTCCACCGTCGACAACCGCCACTTCATCGGCGATGATTCGCCGTCCAACGTAAAGCTTTTCTCATCGGAAGGATCCATCATCACTCTTCAATCGGAAAATACAGCTCCGAACATTCCTCAGATCTACAAGACGGCAAGGGTTTTCACGCGACAAGCCAAATACGAATTCAACGTCGCCGAGAAAGGGACTCACATGGTACGTCTCCATTTCCATCGCTTCAATTCCTCCAGAATCGATTTCAGTGACGCCCAATTCCACGTCACGGTTAACGGATATGTCGTGCTTAGTAATTTTAGTggccatgatgatgatgacgactcATCAGCTAGTTCTGGTCCTAGGGTTAGAGAATTCTTGATTTGGGTCGATGTTGGAATAGTCGTTATTAGGTTTGTTCCTAGTAAAGATTCGAACTTTGCATTCGTTAATGCTATTGAAGTTATATCTGCACCTAAAGATTTGATAGCAGACGTAGCAACCTCTGTATCCAATGATGGAACTGAGCAATTCAGTGGCTTAGTTAGACAAGCATTGGAAGTTGTTTACAGAGTCAATGTTGGTGGCAAAAAAGTTACTCCTTTTAATGACACTTTGTGGAGAACTTGGGTTCCTGATGAGACATTCCTCAAAGTCACTGATGGTTCTGAGAAAGTTTACTTCTCTGGTAGGATCAAGTATAGGCTTGGAGGTGCAACTCGTGAGGTTGGTCCTGATAATGTTTATAACACTGCCCGTGTGGTGAAGAGCAAAAGTGGCTCCGTTTCTCGGGTTAATATGACATGGGAGCTTCCAGTGAGTAGTGGCTACAAGTATCTAATCCGGTTGCATTTCTGCGATATAGCTAGTATGTCAATTGGTATGCTATACTTCAACATCTATATCAATGGGAATTTGGCCTATCAAGATTTGGATATCTCAGATGCTACGAATTACGTCTTGGCTTCCCCGTATTACATAGATTTTGTGGTGGAtgatgagtcttcttcttcgggTTTGATAAGCGTTAGTGTTGGGCCATCTAGTAAGAGTGTTGAACACGCAGTTGATGCCATCTTGAACGGGATTGAGATCATGAAGATGAATAACACATTGGGAAGTCTTGATGGGTTTGTTTCTATGGAAACGATACTTAACCGTTGTCCCAACAGAAGAAACCTTAGCTTGTTTATGTCAATGGTTGCGTTCATGTGTATCTTGATGAGTGTTTACATTGTGATTCAAAGGAGGAAATCTAAGGACGGATTCGGGTGGTTAAGATTATCAGATAATGCACCAGAAGATAACAATTCGAAAACTGCAGATCGAGTTGGATCAGAGTTTGCCGTGAAGGTTTGA
- the LOC104754303 gene encoding probable serine/threonine-protein kinase At1g01540, translating to MVGNRRSEEVVDPKIPEPPSSKALKRVLLVALRCVDPDANKRPKMGHIIHMLEAEDLLFRDERRTTRDHGTRERQETAVVAAAGSESGESGSRQHQQKQR from the exons ATGGTAGGGAACCGAAGATCAGAAGAAGTAGTTGATCCGAAAATACCCGAACCGCCATCCTCAAAGGCTCTTAAACGAGTGTTGCTCGTAGCTTTGCGTTGCGTAGATCCTGATGCCAACAAGAGACCTAAAATGGGTCATATCATACACATGCTTGAAGCTGAAGATCTACTCTTTCGAGAT GAACGACGAACGACAAGGGACCATGGAACCCGCGAGAGACAAGAGACAGCTGTGGTTGCTGCGGCGGGTAGTGAAAGTGGTGAGAGCGGTTCACGGCAACATCAGCAAAAGCAAAGATGA